The proteins below are encoded in one region of Paenibacillus sp. YYML68:
- the nirB gene encoding nitrite reductase large subunit NirB yields the protein MKKKLVLVGNGMAGVSCVEQLLKIAPNKYEVTIFGKEPHPNYNRILLSKVLAGDSDMKDIVLNDWSWYEENGITLHTGHEVNQIDTVNKTVTSDRGLTVAYDELILATGSLPFMLPLPGADKEGVIAFRDIQDCETMIEAAKQYKKAVVIGGGLLGLEAARGLLNLNMEVSVVHIHHYLMERQLDETAALMLQRELEQQGMQFLLQKNSESILGKNRVTGLKFKDGSSVDADLIVMAVGIKPSVELAKSAGITVNRGIVVNDYMETDVPSVYAVGECAEHRGIAYGLVAPLYEQGAVLAKRLAGAETEGYQGSVVSTKLKVSGVDVFSAGNFVDAPGTRSVRVQDDFDGIYKKVVIKDGKIIGSVLFGDTSDGSRIFAMIRKGEDVTGKEKEVLLGEGGGGTKKSGAELVAAMPDDEIICGCNGVSKGAIVSAINEKGCSSVNDVKACTKASASCGGCKPLVADVLSFVLGADGVQTVKEGICGCTSLSRDEVVESIRSMSLTTSREVMNVLEWSNPEGCSKCRPALNYYLGMVWPAEHEDERESRFVNERNHANIQKDGTYSVVPRIYGGVTTPQDLKKIAEVAEKYEVPMVKFTGGQRIDLLGIKKEDLPSVWAELDMPSGYAYGKALRTVKTCVGNTFCRFGTQDSIQMGIDMEKKFERLNTPAKVKMAVSGCPRNCAESLIKDLGVVAIDGGWELYVGGNGGTKLRGGDLLVKVKTSDEVLEWTGAFLQYYRETGKFNERTSEWTERMGLDAIKQALEKAEDRQALVERIEHTLSLMKDPWKEIIETEQLKATFEVLAEVEVAAAAE from the coding sequence ATGAAGAAGAAGCTCGTTCTCGTTGGTAATGGTATGGCTGGCGTATCCTGTGTCGAGCAATTGCTCAAGATCGCTCCGAACAAATATGAAGTGACGATATTCGGTAAGGAGCCTCATCCGAACTACAACCGGATTCTGCTGTCCAAGGTACTGGCTGGCGATTCGGACATGAAGGATATTGTGCTGAACGACTGGTCCTGGTATGAGGAGAACGGCATCACGCTCCATACCGGCCACGAGGTGAATCAGATTGACACCGTGAACAAGACGGTCACATCGGACCGGGGGCTGACAGTCGCCTACGATGAGCTCATTCTCGCGACAGGCTCGCTGCCGTTCATGCTGCCGCTGCCAGGTGCGGATAAGGAAGGCGTCATCGCCTTCCGAGATATTCAAGATTGCGAGACGATGATCGAGGCGGCGAAGCAATACAAGAAGGCCGTCGTCATCGGTGGCGGCTTGCTCGGTCTGGAGGCTGCCCGCGGCCTACTGAACCTCAACATGGAAGTGTCGGTCGTTCATATCCACCACTACTTGATGGAGCGTCAGCTCGATGAGACCGCAGCGCTCATGCTGCAGCGGGAGCTGGAGCAGCAAGGCATGCAGTTCCTGCTTCAGAAGAACTCCGAGTCGATTCTGGGCAAAAACCGCGTCACCGGCCTCAAGTTCAAGGACGGCTCGTCAGTCGATGCGGATCTGATCGTCATGGCGGTCGGTATTAAGCCGAGCGTCGAGCTTGCGAAGTCGGCAGGTATTACGGTGAATCGCGGTATCGTGGTCAACGACTACATGGAGACGGACGTTCCAAGCGTCTACGCGGTTGGCGAGTGCGCCGAGCACCGCGGCATCGCCTACGGCCTCGTCGCTCCGCTCTATGAGCAGGGCGCTGTGCTGGCGAAGCGTCTTGCAGGCGCTGAGACGGAAGGCTACCAAGGCTCCGTCGTGTCGACGAAGCTGAAGGTGTCCGGCGTCGATGTGTTCTCTGCTGGTAACTTCGTCGATGCCCCGGGCACGCGCTCGGTACGCGTACAGGACGACTTCGACGGCATCTACAAGAAGGTCGTCATTAAGGACGGCAAGATCATCGGCTCTGTCTTGTTCGGTGACACGAGCGACGGCTCCCGCATCTTCGCGATGATCCGCAAGGGCGAGGACGTGACGGGCAAGGAGAAGGAAGTGCTGCTGGGCGAAGGCGGCGGAGGCACGAAGAAGTCTGGCGCTGAGCTGGTCGCGGCGATGCCAGATGATGAGATCATCTGCGGCTGTAACGGCGTATCCAAGGGTGCGATCGTCAGTGCGATCAACGAGAAGGGCTGCTCCAGCGTCAACGATGTGAAGGCATGCACGAAGGCGTCGGCCTCGTGTGGCGGCTGTAAGCCGCTCGTCGCTGATGTGCTGTCGTTCGTGCTCGGCGCAGACGGCGTGCAGACGGTCAAGGAAGGCATCTGCGGCTGCACATCGCTGTCGCGTGACGAGGTCGTCGAGTCGATTCGCAGCATGAGTCTGACAACGAGCCGCGAGGTGATGAACGTGCTCGAGTGGAGCAATCCGGAAGGGTGCTCCAAGTGCCGCCCGGCGCTCAACTACTACCTCGGTATGGTATGGCCGGCTGAGCATGAGGACGAGAGAGAATCCCGCTTCGTCAACGAGCGTAACCACGCGAACATTCAGAAGGATGGCACGTATTCGGTCGTGCCTCGTATATATGGCGGCGTCACGACGCCGCAGGATTTGAAGAAGATCGCCGAGGTAGCGGAGAAGTATGAGGTGCCGATGGTGAAGTTCACCGGCGGACAGCGGATCGACCTGCTCGGTATTAAGAAGGAGGATCTGCCTAGCGTATGGGCGGAGCTCGACATGCCTTCCGGCTACGCATACGGGAAGGCGCTCCGTACGGTCAAGACGTGTGTCGGCAACACGTTCTGCCGCTTCGGCACGCAGGACTCGATCCAGATGGGCATCGACATGGAGAAGAAGTTCGAGCGTCTGAACACACCGGCGAAGGTGAAGATGGCAGTATCCGGCTGCCCGCGTAACTGTGCCGAATCACTGATCAAGGACCTCGGTGTCGTCGCGATTGATGGAGGCTGGGAGCTGTACGTAGGCGGCAACGGCGGTACGAAGCTGCGAGGCGGCGACCTGCTCGTGAAGGTGAAGACGAGCGACGAGGTGCTGGAATGGACGGGCGCGTTCCTGCAATATTACCGCGAGACGGGCAAGTTCAACGAGCGTACGTCCGAATGGACGGAGCGTATGGGGCTTGATGCGATCAAGCAGGCGCTGGAGAAGGCGGAGGATCGTCAGGCGCTCGTCGAGCGGATCGAGCATACGCTGAGCCTGATGAAGGACCCATGGAAGGAAATTATCGAGACCGAGCAGCTGAAGGCGACGTTCGAGGTGCTGGCTGAGGTCGAGGTAGCGGCAGCGGCAGAGTAA
- the nirD gene encoding nitrite reductase small subunit NirD: MNRIIVGHMSDIMEKRSRVVVAGGKEIAIFKLSTGELKAIENKCPHKGGKLSEGILCDHHVFCPLHDWKIDVNDGLVQAPDEGCVETFRIEVEEGGLLALYLNEVDMAS; encoded by the coding sequence ATGAACCGTATTATCGTGGGTCACATGTCCGATATTATGGAGAAGCGCTCGCGGGTGGTCGTAGCCGGCGGGAAGGAAATCGCGATCTTCAAGCTGTCCACGGGGGAGCTGAAGGCGATCGAGAACAAGTGCCCGCATAAGGGCGGCAAGCTGTCCGAAGGCATTCTGTGCGATCATCATGTCTTCTGTCCGCTGCATGACTGGAAGATCGACGTGAATGACGGTCTTGTGCAGGCTCCGGATGAGGGCTGTGTCGAGACATTCCGCATCGAGGTCGAGGAAGGCGGACTGCTGGCTCTTTATTTGAACGAGGTTGATATGGCTTCTTAA
- a CDS encoding TVP38/TMEM64 family protein, giving the protein MDWTNKLTSIRWEDIQHWLQQYESLGPIPGIVAPMLESFFPVLPLVAILVANVNAYGLGQGFLLSWIGVVAGSISVFAIVRALGGRLRSMLESRLPRTEKLIHWLEKHGFTSIFLLACFPFTPSSLVNIVSGMSRIPFHTFFTATLLGKGVMIFLVSMAGSDLGGMLRNPWKLALIIGVLALMWFIGKRLEKRYMK; this is encoded by the coding sequence ATGGATTGGACGAACAAGCTGACCTCGATCAGGTGGGAAGATATACAGCACTGGCTGCAGCAGTACGAGTCATTGGGCCCGATTCCGGGAATCGTCGCGCCGATGCTCGAGTCATTCTTCCCTGTGCTGCCGTTAGTGGCAATACTCGTTGCGAATGTGAACGCCTATGGACTAGGCCAAGGGTTCCTGCTCTCGTGGATTGGCGTCGTAGCAGGTTCCATTAGCGTATTCGCCATCGTGCGGGCGCTGGGTGGTCGTCTGCGCAGCATGCTGGAGAGTCGTCTGCCGCGGACGGAGAAGCTGATTCATTGGCTGGAGAAGCACGGCTTCACGTCGATCTTCCTGCTCGCCTGCTTCCCGTTCACGCCGTCCTCGCTGGTCAATATCGTGTCGGGCATGTCGCGCATTCCGTTCCATACGTTCTTCACGGCGACGCTGCTCGGCAAGGGCGTCATGATCTTCCTCGTCTCGATGGCCGGTAGCGACCTTGGGGGCATGCTGAGGAATCCGTGGAAGCTGGCGCTCATTATTGGGGTGCTGGCGCTGATGTGGTTCATTGGCAAGAGGCTGGAGAAACGGTATATGAAGTAA
- the rsgA gene encoding ribosome small subunit-dependent GTPase A, whose protein sequence is MNDIDLRAWGWREELEQPFAPWKEQGCVPGRVVLEHKRLYRVRSEHGELLAEVSGKMMHLAVGRADYPAVGDWVVLRARPEEGRATIQAVLPRSSKFSRKAAGSTVQEQVVAANIDTVFLVHALNHDYNVRRLERYLTLAYESGAQPVVLLSKADLCESVADRLSEVRLIAPGAPVYALSTVKDEGLEPLKVYLQPGLTVALLGSSGAGKSTLANKLYGAELLRTGEIREGDDRGRHTTTHRELVRLPSGALLIDTPGMRELQLWEAESGLAAAFDDVEEVAARCRFGDCSHAGEPGCAVQAALVSGALADARYQSYVKLQKELAYEARRADSSLQRAEKERWKKLHGDMKKHPKRPR, encoded by the coding sequence TTGAATGATATCGATCTGAGAGCTTGGGGCTGGCGCGAGGAGCTGGAGCAGCCGTTCGCTCCGTGGAAGGAGCAGGGCTGTGTGCCGGGGCGCGTCGTGCTGGAGCATAAGCGGCTGTACCGTGTGAGGAGCGAGCATGGCGAGCTGCTGGCCGAGGTATCCGGCAAAATGATGCATCTAGCCGTAGGCCGGGCTGATTATCCCGCGGTCGGTGATTGGGTCGTGCTGCGTGCGCGTCCTGAGGAGGGCCGGGCGACGATTCAGGCTGTGCTGCCGCGCAGCAGCAAGTTCTCCCGCAAGGCGGCGGGGTCTACGGTGCAGGAGCAGGTCGTGGCGGCCAATATCGACACGGTATTCCTCGTGCACGCGCTGAACCATGATTATAATGTGCGGCGGCTGGAGCGCTACTTGACGCTTGCTTACGAGAGCGGCGCACAGCCTGTCGTGCTGCTAAGCAAGGCCGATCTGTGCGAGTCGGTCGCGGATCGGCTGTCCGAGGTGCGGCTCATCGCGCCGGGTGCGCCCGTGTACGCGCTCAGCACGGTCAAGGATGAAGGGCTGGAGCCGCTGAAGGTGTACCTGCAGCCGGGACTGACGGTGGCGCTGCTCGGCTCGTCCGGGGCGGGCAAGTCGACGCTCGCGAACAAGCTGTATGGCGCTGAGCTGCTACGGACCGGCGAGATCCGCGAAGGGGACGACCGCGGCCGTCACACGACGACGCACCGCGAGCTGGTGCGGCTGCCTTCGGGCGCGCTATTGATCGATACGCCCGGCATGCGGGAGCTGCAGCTGTGGGAGGCGGAGAGCGGGCTTGCCGCTGCGTTCGACGACGTCGAGGAGGTGGCTGCGCGGTGTCGCTTCGGCGACTGCAGCCATGCGGGCGAGCCGGGCTGCGCCGTACAGGCGGCGCTGGTGAGCGGCGCTCTTGCAGACGCTCGCTACCAGAGCTACGTCAAGCTGCAGAAGGAGCTGGCGTATGAGGCGAGGCGGGCGGACAGCTCACTGCAGCGGGCGGAGAAGGAGCGCTGGAAGAAGCTTCATGGCGATATGAAGAAGCATCCGAAGCGGCCGCGATAG
- a CDS encoding YjcZ family sporulation protein, with translation MTHAGNAYTTTGAILVLFILLVIICSTVLV, from the coding sequence ATGACACACGCAGGTAATGCCTATACAACGACAGGTGCCATTCTGGTTCTGTTCATTCTTCTTGTGATCATCTGCAGCACGGTTCTGGTCTAA
- a CDS encoding DinB family protein — MYQTIAGFEETWQFESSSTLKVLRALTDESLSQEVAPGHRKLGELAWHLVTTLHEMMSRTGLTFEAPGEHAQMPATAEDIVQSYERACDSMLEAIRSQWTDASLQELVNLYGEPWPNGLTLHILVAHQIHHRGQMTVLMRQAGLKVPGVYGPAQEEWAQMA, encoded by the coding sequence ATGTACCAAACAATCGCTGGATTCGAAGAGACGTGGCAGTTTGAAAGCAGCTCCACCCTGAAGGTGCTCCGCGCACTGACCGATGAATCCCTCTCTCAGGAGGTAGCACCCGGCCATCGCAAGCTCGGCGAGCTGGCGTGGCACCTCGTCACAACACTGCACGAGATGATGAGCCGTACCGGACTGACATTCGAGGCGCCGGGTGAGCATGCCCAGATGCCTGCTACGGCCGAAGACATCGTCCAGAGCTATGAGCGTGCCTGTGACTCCATGCTGGAGGCGATCCGCTCGCAGTGGACCGACGCGTCGCTGCAGGAGCTTGTGAACTTGTACGGCGAGCCTTGGCCGAACGGGCTGACGCTGCACATTCTGGTTGCGCACCAGATTCATCATCGCGGCCAGATGACCGTCCTCATGCGTCAAGCCGGACTGAAGGTGCCTGGCGTCTACGGACCGGCCCAAGAGGAATGGGCGCAGATGGCCTAG
- a CDS encoding glutamine--tRNA ligase/YqeY domain fusion protein, whose product MERTKPAPASSNHFIKQIVAEDLKSGKVKEIVTRFPPEPNGYLHIGHAKSICLNFEVADEFNGRTHLRFDDTNPLKEDTEYVESIKEDVLWLGFDWEKLFFASDFFEEMYNRAVLLIKKGQAYVCDLSADDIRKTRGTLTEPGQDSPFRSRSVEENLDLFERMRKGEFQNGEKVLRAKIDMASPNLNMRDPVLYRISHAHHHNTGDKWCIYPMYDYAHPLEDAIEGVTHSICTLEFADHRPLYDWVIRACEMDCVPQQYEFARLNVTNTVMSKRKLKQLVDEQVVDGWDDPRMPTISGLRRRGYTPEAIREFCREIGVAKANSTVDEKLLEHFIREDLKLKAPRTMAVLQPLKIVITNYPEGQVEMLEAEINSENEEMGVRHIPFSREIYVEQDDFMEEPVKGYHRLFPGNEVRLKHAYFIKCEEVVKDEAGQVIELRCTYDPETKSGSGFTGRKVKGTIHWVEATQARKAEFRLYEPLILDASAGESDSFLDNLNPQSFVSVQGYVEDNMKDAAGHDKFQFFRHGYFNVDPKHTSAEKLVFNRIVSLKSSFDATKGKG is encoded by the coding sequence GTGGAGAGAACGAAACCTGCGCCTGCTTCATCTAATCATTTCATTAAGCAAATCGTCGCTGAGGATCTCAAGTCCGGTAAAGTGAAGGAGATCGTCACGCGCTTCCCGCCGGAGCCGAACGGCTACCTCCATATCGGACATGCGAAGTCGATCTGCCTCAACTTCGAGGTCGCCGATGAGTTCAACGGCCGCACGCATCTTCGCTTCGACGATACGAACCCGCTGAAGGAGGATACGGAGTACGTTGAATCGATTAAGGAGGATGTGTTGTGGCTCGGCTTCGATTGGGAGAAGCTGTTCTTCGCCTCCGACTTCTTCGAGGAGATGTACAACCGCGCCGTGCTGCTGATCAAGAAGGGACAAGCGTACGTGTGCGATCTGTCGGCCGACGACATTCGCAAGACGCGCGGCACGCTGACGGAGCCAGGACAAGACAGCCCGTTCCGCAGCCGCTCCGTTGAGGAGAATCTCGACCTGTTCGAGCGCATGCGCAAGGGTGAGTTCCAGAACGGCGAGAAGGTGCTTCGCGCCAAGATCGATATGGCTTCACCGAACCTGAACATGCGCGATCCGGTGCTGTACCGCATCTCCCACGCGCATCATCATAATACTGGCGACAAGTGGTGCATCTACCCGATGTACGACTATGCGCATCCGCTGGAGGATGCGATCGAGGGCGTGACGCATTCGATCTGTACGCTCGAATTCGCCGACCACAGACCGCTGTACGATTGGGTCATCCGTGCCTGTGAGATGGACTGCGTGCCGCAGCAGTACGAATTCGCCAGACTGAACGTAACCAACACGGTGATGAGTAAGAGAAAGCTGAAGCAGCTCGTCGACGAGCAGGTGGTGGACGGCTGGGACGACCCGCGCATGCCGACCATCTCAGGCTTGCGTCGCCGCGGATATACACCGGAGGCGATTCGCGAGTTTTGCCGCGAGATCGGCGTCGCCAAGGCGAACAGCACGGTCGATGAGAAGCTGCTCGAGCACTTCATCCGCGAGGACCTGAAGCTGAAGGCTCCGCGCACGATGGCGGTGCTGCAGCCGCTGAAGATCGTCATCACGAACTACCCGGAGGGGCAGGTCGAGATGCTGGAGGCCGAGATCAACTCCGAGAACGAGGAGATGGGCGTTCGGCACATTCCTTTTTCCCGTGAGATCTATGTGGAGCAGGATGACTTCATGGAGGAGCCGGTCAAGGGCTACCACCGCTTGTTCCCGGGCAACGAGGTGCGTCTGAAGCACGCGTACTTCATCAAGTGCGAGGAGGTCGTGAAGGATGAGGCCGGTCAAGTGATCGAGCTTCGCTGCACGTACGACCCTGAGACGAAGAGCGGCAGCGGCTTCACCGGCCGCAAGGTGAAGGGGACGATTCACTGGGTCGAGGCGACTCAGGCGCGCAAGGCCGAATTCCGGCTGTACGAGCCGCTCATTCTTGATGCATCGGCTGGCGAGAGCGACAGCTTCCTCGACAACCTGAATCCGCAGTCGTTCGTGTCCGTGCAAGGCTATGTCGAAGATAACATGAAGGATGCAGCGGGGCACGACAAGTTCCAGTTTTTCCGTCACGGCTACTTCAATGTCGATCCGAAGCATACGAGTGCTGAGAAGCTCGTCTTCAACCGTATCGTCTCGCTGAAGAGCTCGTTCGACGCCACCAAGGGCAAGGGCTGA
- a CDS encoding DUF2252 domain-containing protein — MPIEEKIMRVQRTHRKLRKLLLQRIFDEFDGELMELAEEGRRAKYAKMGASSFSFFRGSAYLFYFDTSREWFPYHTPDAYPTWIQGDLHFENFGVFQSELGRLVYDVNDFDEGYMGSYLFDILRMSVSIALVARQLGLGGEDEHQAITAYTDAYVKQIRRFARRKDDPRTLVFDKEHATGPIRKLLKKAEKRAASQFLEGVTMLTRDERTFVRSEELLVLSAEERRQLDEAWPDYLATIEPDALRPASSYAIKDAAVKHGSGTASIGLDRYYVLIEGEGGEQSPEDRVIEVKEVRIPVPAYFMPYHEPFWERFAHQGKRVTVTQQMMHHEADPFLGYLSMGDRQFYVRERSPYKKKLKLEKLAGAEELVEVLDCMGRITAKLHARADADMAHSLIEYHSEDEIAKAIGEDEQSFSAFVARWASAYAYQVEADYELFTEWVQERSVQA; from the coding sequence ATGCCTATAGAGGAGAAAATTATGCGCGTGCAGCGCACGCACCGCAAGCTGCGGAAGCTGCTGCTGCAGCGCATATTCGATGAGTTTGACGGGGAGCTGATGGAGCTTGCCGAGGAGGGCCGCCGGGCGAAGTATGCGAAGATGGGGGCGAGCTCCTTTTCCTTCTTCAGGGGGAGCGCGTATTTGTTCTATTTCGACACGAGCCGGGAGTGGTTCCCGTATCATACGCCAGACGCTTACCCGACCTGGATTCAGGGCGATCTGCACTTCGAGAACTTCGGTGTGTTCCAGAGCGAGCTGGGTCGTCTGGTGTATGACGTGAATGATTTTGACGAGGGCTATATGGGCTCTTACTTGTTCGATATATTGCGGATGAGCGTAAGCATTGCGCTCGTGGCGCGTCAGCTAGGGCTTGGCGGCGAGGATGAGCATCAGGCGATCACGGCGTATACGGATGCTTATGTGAAGCAGATTCGCCGCTTCGCCCGTCGCAAGGACGATCCGCGGACGCTCGTGTTCGATAAGGAGCACGCGACCGGGCCGATTCGCAAGCTGCTGAAGAAGGCGGAGAAGCGCGCGGCCTCGCAGTTCCTCGAGGGTGTGACGATGCTGACGAGGGATGAGCGTACGTTCGTGCGCAGCGAGGAGCTGCTCGTGCTGAGCGCGGAGGAGCGGCGGCAGCTGGACGAGGCGTGGCCGGACTATCTGGCGACGATTGAACCCGACGCGCTGCGGCCTGCGAGCAGCTATGCGATCAAGGACGCAGCGGTGAAGCACGGCTCCGGTACGGCGTCGATCGGACTGGACCGCTACTACGTGCTGATCGAGGGAGAGGGCGGCGAGCAGTCGCCGGAGGACCGCGTGATCGAGGTGAAGGAGGTGCGCATTCCGGTGCCGGCCTACTTCATGCCGTATCACGAGCCGTTCTGGGAGCGCTTCGCCCATCAGGGCAAGCGGGTGACGGTGACGCAGCAGATGATGCACCATGAGGCGGACCCGTTCCTCGGGTACTTGTCGATGGGCGACCGGCAGTTCTACGTGCGCGAGCGTTCGCCGTACAAGAAGAAGCTGAAGCTGGAGAAGCTGGCGGGAGCGGAGGAGCTCGTGGAGGTGCTGGACTGCATGGGCCGCATCACAGCGAAGCTGCATGCGCGGGCCGATGCGGATATGGCACACAGCTTGATCGAGTACCACAGCGAGGACGAGATCGCGAAGGCGATCGGCGAGGACGAGCAGTCGTTCAGCGCCTTCGTGGCGCGCTGGGCGTCCGCGTATGCGTATCAGGTGGAGGCGGACTACGAGCTGTTCACCGAATGGGTGCAGGAGCGGTCAGTGCAGGCGTGA
- a CDS encoding EcsC family protein, translating to MDVNTHPNLSSSSLYRNTESNETLLTMLREVEAWEKEQKDLWLWERIGRLPFKLLDRLTPQSLQTKLAEALDEIGSYVQTGGQHLISDSSVLRRLKQELKDASPEYAPHAEKVKTASPEQAPHTDNLTHAPPEQAPHAEELTLERVKLLPLTVMNRAADSLARSRKTLATAQGATTGFGGLFTLAIDIPAILGLSLKTIQEIAMTYGYDPKLKEERVFVIKCLQFASADYVGKQAVLQELSVYGQAHEHAEQRREALSQLQGWREVITAYRDNFGWKKLFQLVPIAGMLLGAILNRSTLHDVAEAATMLYRKRRILERLHAQTET from the coding sequence ATGGACGTTAACACGCATCCCAACCTCTCATCATCGTCATTGTACCGAAATACAGAATCGAACGAAACGCTCCTCACCATGCTCCGGGAAGTCGAAGCGTGGGAGAAGGAGCAGAAGGATCTGTGGCTGTGGGAGCGAATCGGCCGCCTGCCCTTCAAGCTGCTCGATCGGCTCACCCCGCAGTCGCTGCAGACGAAGCTCGCCGAGGCGCTCGATGAGATCGGCAGCTACGTGCAGACTGGCGGTCAGCATCTCATCTCAGACAGCAGCGTGCTGCGACGGCTGAAGCAGGAGCTGAAGGACGCTTCACCTGAATACGCACCGCACGCCGAGAAAGTGAAGACCGCGTCGCCTGAGCAAGCACCACACACCGACAATCTGACGCACGCTCCACCTGAGCAAGCACCACACGCCGAGGAACTGACACTCGAGCGCGTCAAGCTGCTGCCGCTCACCGTCATGAACCGCGCCGCCGACAGCCTCGCCCGCAGTCGCAAGACGCTCGCCACCGCACAGGGCGCGACGACCGGCTTCGGCGGACTGTTCACGCTCGCCATCGACATCCCAGCCATTCTCGGCCTATCGCTGAAGACGATCCAGGAGATCGCCATGACGTACGGCTACGATCCAAAGCTCAAGGAGGAGCGCGTCTTCGTCATCAAATGTCTGCAGTTCGCCTCCGCCGATTACGTCGGCAAGCAGGCGGTGCTGCAGGAGCTGTCGGTGTACGGTCAAGCGCATGAGCACGCGGAGCAGCGTCGGGAGGCGCTGTCCCAGCTGCAAGGATGGCGCGAGGTCATTACCGCCTACCGCGACAACTTCGGCTGGAAGAAGCTGTTCCAGCTCGTGCCGATCGCCGGCATGCTGCTCGGCGCCATATTGAACCGCAGCACGCTCCACGATGTCGCAGAGGCGGCCACGATGCTGTATCGCAAGCGGCGCATTCTGGAGCGGCTTCACGCCCAGACCGAGACATGA
- a CDS encoding ABC transporter ATP-binding protein → MKIEVINFSKSIGNIQVLDNINALLESGNIYGIIGKNGSGKTMFLRMLAGLILPTIGEVRVNGKVLGKDKSFPDHLGVLLEKPSFHQHLTGYENLQMLAKIRNVTSNEDIQSYMGLFDLDWRSRKKMKEYSLGMKQKLGIIQAMMENQQFIILDEPFNALDESSVETLRHVLKKLKTEQKLIVMTSHNKEDIELLCDHTITISDGKLMTS, encoded by the coding sequence ATGAAGATTGAGGTTATAAACTTTTCTAAATCCATCGGCAACATCCAGGTTCTAGATAATATAAATGCCCTATTGGAAAGTGGCAATATATATGGAATTATCGGAAAGAACGGAAGCGGAAAGACTATGTTTTTAAGGATGCTTGCTGGCTTGATCCTGCCAACCATAGGGGAAGTCAGGGTAAATGGAAAGGTATTAGGAAAAGATAAATCATTTCCAGACCACTTAGGTGTATTACTTGAAAAACCTAGCTTTCACCAGCATCTTACGGGTTATGAGAACTTACAAATGTTAGCGAAAATTAGAAATGTGACTAGCAATGAAGATATCCAATCGTACATGGGTTTGTTTGATTTAGATTGGAGGTCAAGAAAAAAAATGAAAGAGTACTCATTAGGGATGAAGCAAAAGTTAGGTATTATTCAGGCTATGATGGAGAATCAGCAATTCATCATTCTAGATGAACCTTTTAATGCCTTAGATGAGAGTTCTGTGGAAACATTAAGACACGTCCTAAAAAAACTAAAAACGGAGCAGAAATTGATAGTTATGACATCACACAACAAAGAAGATATTGAATTATTATGTGACCACACTATTACGATCTCTGATGGGAAATTGATGACTTCATAA
- a CDS encoding IS4 family transposase, protein MPQQESGKAIGPVSIKQLNAVCQRSTTLPSPRKRPTFLFKRLFEILVSKCNQSTRRKLGVPTSLLLVDSTTIMAGETRLPWAVFHGKRSGIKLHVAYDVVANMPTKVIETKATKHDGPIGEKLANPDFIIVENRAYGKIERFDTYAQQSQYFVIRIKENMTLVTPHSLQRQSVEGFSVTRDITCRLGTEQCRSEKRHRVVFFQDDHGHEIRVVTNLLHVSAEHIVAIYKARWGIEVFFRWIK, encoded by the coding sequence ATGCCGCAGCAAGAGAGTGGGAAGGCTATCGGGCCTGTGTCGATAAAGCAGCTGAATGCGGTTTGCCAACGTTCAACCACTCTACCTTCTCCAAGAAAGCGTCCGACGTTCCTTTTCAAACGTCTGTTTGAGATCCTTGTTTCCAAGTGTAATCAGTCTACTAGGCGAAAGCTCGGGGTCCCAACCTCGCTGCTTCTCGTCGATTCGACAACCATTATGGCGGGCGAGACCCGATTACCCTGGGCGGTGTTCCATGGAAAGCGATCAGGAATCAAACTTCACGTAGCTTACGATGTGGTGGCCAACATGCCTACGAAAGTCATCGAAACGAAGGCTACCAAGCATGACGGGCCGATCGGTGAAAAGCTTGCCAATCCTGATTTTATCATCGTAGAAAATCGCGCTTACGGGAAGATTGAGCGATTCGATACCTATGCGCAGCAAAGCCAATATTTCGTGATACGTATCAAAGAAAACATGACTTTGGTGACGCCGCATTCTTTGCAGCGCCAATCCGTAGAAGGCTTCAGTGTCACGCGTGACATCACATGCCGATTGGGCACCGAACAATGTCGATCCGAAAAACGACATCGTGTCGTGTTTTTTCAAGATGACCATGGTCATGAGATTCGAGTTGTAACGAACTTGTTGCACGTATCGGCTGAACATATCGTAGCGATCTATAAAGCACGTTGGGGCATAGAAGTATTCTTTCGATGGATCAAATAA